One window of Lemur catta isolate mLemCat1 chromosome 3, mLemCat1.pri, whole genome shotgun sequence genomic DNA carries:
- the FHL3 gene encoding four and a half LIM domains protein 3: MTEAFDCAKCSESLFGRKYIQTDSGPYCVPCYDNTFANTCAECKQLIGHDSRELFYEDRHFHEGCFRCCRCQRSLADEPFTCQDSELLCNDCYCSAFSSQCSACGETVMPGSRKLEYGGQTWHEYCFLCSGCDQPLGSCSFVPDKGAYYCVPCYEDKFAPRCARCSKTLTQGGVTYRDQPWHRECLVCTGCQTPLAGQQFTSRDEDPYCVSCFGELFAPKCSSCKSPIVGLSGGKYVSFEDRHWHHSCFSCARCSTSLVGQGFVPDGDQVLCQGCSQAGP; encoded by the exons ATGACCGAGGCATTTGACTGTGCAAAATGCAGTGAGTCCCTGTTTGGCCGCAAGTACATCCAGACAGACAGCGGCCCCTACTGTGTGCCCTGCTATGACAACACCTTCGCCAACACCTGTGCTGAGTGCAAGCAGCTTATTGGGCATGACTCAAGG GAGCTGTTCTATGAAGACCGCCACTTCCATGAGGGCTGCTTCCGCTGCTGTCGCTGCCAGCGCTCCTTAGCCGATGAACCCTTCACTTGCCAGGACAGTGAGCTGCTCTGCAATGACTGCTACTGCAGTGCCTTCTCCTCACAGTGCTCCGCCTGCGGAGAGACCGTCATGCCTG GGTCCCGGAAGCTGGAATATGGAGGCCAGACATGGCATGAGTACTGCTTCCTGTGCAGCGGCTGTGATCAGCCACTGGGCTCCTGTTCTTTTGTGCCCGACAAGGGTGCTTACTACTGCGTCCCCTGCTATGAGGACAAGTTTGCTCCTCGCTGCGCCCGCTGCAGCAAG ACGCTGACACAGGGTGGAGTGACATACCGTGATCAGCCCTGGCATCGAGAATGTCTGGTCTGCACTGGGTGCCAGACGCCCCTGGCAGGGCAGCAGTTCACCTCCCGGGATGAAGATCCCTACTGTGTGTCCTGTTTTGGAGAACTCTTTGCACCTAAGTGCAGCAGCTGCAAGAGCCCCATCGTAG gACTCAGTGGAGGCAAGTACGTGTCCTTTGAAGACCGACACTGGCACCACAGCTGCTTCTCCTGTGCCCGCTGCTCCACATCCCTGGTGGGCCAAGGCTTTGTGCCCGACGGAGACCAAGTGCTGTGCCAGGGCTGCAGCCAGGCAGGACCCTGA
- the UTP11 gene encoding probable U3 small nucleolar RNA-associated protein 11 has translation MSAAFRKAAKSRQREHRERSQPGFRKRLGLLEKKKDYKLRANDYHKKQEYLRALRKKALEKNPDEFYYKMTRVKLQDGVHVIKETKEEVTPEQLKLMKTQDVKYIEMKRVAEAKKIERLKSELHLLDFQGKKQKKHVFFFDTKKEVEQFDIATHLHTAPELVDRVFNRPRLETLQKERVKGVTHQTRLKRIAKERQKQYNCLTQRIEREKKLFVIAQKIQTRKDLLDKAQKVKVKKETVNSPAIYKFQSRRKR, from the exons ATGTCGGCGGCTTTTCGGAAGGCGGCTAAGTCCCGGCAGCGGGAACACCGAGAGCGAAGCCAG ccCGGCTTTCGAAAACGTCTGGGCCTGCTGGAGAAAAAGAAGGATTACAAACTTCGTGCAAA TGACTACCACAAGAAACAAGAATACCTCAGAGCTCTCCGGAAGAAGGCTCTTGAAAAAAATCCAGATGAATTCTACTATAAAATGACTCGGGTTAAGCTCCAG GATGGAGTTCATGTTATTAAGGAGACAAAAGAAGAAGTAACTCCAGAGCAGCTAAAGCTGATGAAAACTCAGGAtgtcaaatatatagaaatgaaaaggGTTGCAGAAGCTAAG AAAATTGAAAGACTAAAATCAGAGCTCCATCTGCTGGACTTccagggaaagaaacagaagaagcaTGTGTTCTTTTTTGACACCAAAAAGGAAG TTGAACAGTTTGATATCGCAACTCACCTGCATACAGCGCCGGAACTAGTCGACAGAGTCTTCAATAGACCCAGGCTAGAGACATTGCAGAAGGAAAGAGTGAAAGGAGTTACCCATCAGACTCGACTTAAG CGGATAGCTAAAGAAAGGCAAAAGCAATATAACTGCCTGACACAGCGGATTGAGCGAGAGAAGAAATTGTTCGTTATTGCACAGAAAATTCAAACACGCAAAGATCTTCTG GATAAAGCTCAGAAGGTGAAGGTGAAGAAAGAAACAGTGAACTCCCCAGCCATTTACAAATTTCAGAGTCGTCGAAAACGTTGA